The genomic segment CCGAGAAAGGCGAAGACGATGACCGAGAGGGCGACGACGATGAGGAGGAAACCGGTGCCACACCGCGGGTGCAACACGCTGAACGGTCGTGCTCCCTCAACCGTGAGCGGCGCACCGCGCTCCCAGGCGTGGATCGTCTTGTGCTCGGCCCCGTGATAGCCGAAGACCCGCGCGATGTCCGGCGTGCGACCGATGAGCGCCAGATATCCGAGCAGTATGCCGAGCCGGAGTGTCCCCTCGACCAGGTGGATCGCCCAGCCGGTGCTCACCCACCGGGCCACGACGCTCGCCAGGCCGAGCGGAAGCAGGAAGAAGAGCCCGACCGAGAGCGCGAGCGAGAGCGCGACGGTGCCCCAGAGGAGACCGCGGAGCGAGCTCGCCGAGGGCGCTTCACCAGGTGCGTTCTGGAGCTCCGGATCGTAACGCATCGCCACATGAGCCGAAAAAACGAGCGCCCGCACGCCGAGGACAAGCGTTTCCCAGAGCGCGAACACACCACGGACGAACGGGATACCGCGGACGCGCACTGTCCAGCGCTCAGGGTCGAGCGGCTGCTCCCAGACGGCGATGCGCCCATCCGGCAAGCGCACCGCCGTCGCCAGATGGCGGACACCGCGCATCATCACGCCCTCGAGGACTGCCTGGCCACCGTAGATCGCGCGCTCGTCCGCCACTGTTTCGACTCCACGCTGCTCCGCTCGCTCACGCCGATTCTAGCACCCCGCCCGACAACCAGTCGGACTCCGGCGGCACACTGAACGACCGCTTCGCTTCCGGCACGGTGTCCCTGATTGCTGGACGCCTCGGGACATGCTAGGCTACCGGCTAGGCTGGGAACTCGCGGAGGAGGACAGGTACATGCGCGTCGAGCCGCTCATTTTCGAACTCTCGAAACCGGGT from the Thermomicrobium sp. 4228-Ro genome contains:
- a CDS encoding DUF1385 domain-containing protein yields the protein MADERAIYGGQAVLEGVMMRGVRHLATAVRLPDGRIAVWEQPLDPERWTVRVRGIPFVRGVFALWETLVLGVRALVFSAHVAMRYDPELQNAPGEAPSASSLRGLLWGTVALSLALSVGLFFLLPLGLASVVARWVSTGWAIHLVEGTLRLGILLGYLALIGRTPDIARVFGYHGAEHKTIHAWERGAPLTVEGARPFSVLHPRCGTGFLLIVVALSVIVFAFLGWPSLLWRVVSRVALIPVIAALAYEVIRLGARWYRLWPVRALLWPSLALQRLTTREPDDAMLETAVVALHRVLVAEGHTVPAPEIGRPVIMVDGLGAERSREVPVGREAGE